The region GAGGTGAACGAAATGCACATTGTTGCTGCGTGACGACGTAACGGCAATGCCCGTTTTGCTGTCGTCCAGAAGGGTAAACCCTTCCAGTTCATCGGCCTTGTCGACGTCGATGGTGTTGATAACCTGTTGCTGGCCCGACTCGATGGATTTTTTTAAATCCACGAACGTAAACCGCCAGCGTCGCCCTTCAATCTGATTCTGAATCAGTACCAGTATGCCTTTCGACGGAATCCAGTGCAGGTTTTGCACCCAGGGTGAACAGGTGAATTTTTTGACCACCACACCCGGCTCGCTGGTTTTCTTGGCTGTGGCCAGGCGGCTGGGGTCGTAGAGCCGTACTTCATTGGCTTTGTCGCCATAATCGGCCGTAGCCACGTACCATTTGTTCTGGTACTGAACGTATTCGGGGCGGGTACCCTGAATGCAGGCGTCGTCTTCGATGGTGTTGAGCAGGTTACCGTCGAGGGTGCCGGTTTTAAGCAGACCCGCCCAGTTGACGGCGTAGATCACCGCCCGCCACTTCGTGCCTTCCGGATTGAGCCGGATACTGTTGCCAATAAACGTGGGTGTTGTCGCGTTGTACGCAATGCCGGTCGGGTGGTTGATAACGTCCCGGCCGCCTTCGGTCAGTTTTATTTCCTGTCCGGTATACGTCAGCGCGCCCTTTTCGACGGTGTAGGTTCGGATCATGCCCACTTCCCGGTCGCCGTACAGATACACTTTCCCCGACTGAACACTTACCCCCTGGCAGGCACCTAATGAATCGACCGTAGTGGAGGTAACGAGCGAAAGGTTGATATCAGCGCCCGTAAATGACCATAAACCCGCCAGACCGGTAATAACGTAAAACAGTGCTTTCATAGACGTTGAACGGAGCTTTTAGGTGGCTTTAAGTAGTTGACAATCAGGGTAGGTTTCAATCGATACCTGCTGATGCACAAAGCCCGATAAATAAGCTGCAAAGGACACCATTATGCATTACCGGAATATTGCCGGAGTGTTATCAAACCTTTACAATTAACCGAACCGGTATTGATTACAACTCATATTGGACGTCAGTCCAACCATTCTGCGTACGAGTCGTTTGGTAGGTATAGGCTTGTGAATCGATGATAAACTTTCAGGAGAATGAGACATTACGCATGGAAGCTTTCAGCGACGGTGTGTTTGCCATTGATATTACGTTGCTCACTTTCCAGCTTAAAGCCCCCAGCCTGAAAGACGCCACCTCCAGTTACAATCTGGCAATAGCGCTGCTGCATCAGTGGCCCAATTACATTGCGTATTTTATCAGTTTCACGACCATTTTCATCATCTGGCTCAATCACCACCGGATGTACAATGTAATTCGGCGGAGCGATGTCCGGTTCATGTTCTATAATGGACTTCTGTTGCTGCTGGTGAGCATTGTTCCGTTTACGACCTCCCTACTGGCCGATTACCTGAACACCCCGGCGCACCAGCTTTCGTCGGCCTTGTACCTGTTCCTGTTTTCCGGGATTTCCTTTACGCTGTTCTGCATGTGGAACTACGCTACCAAAGATTTTCATCTCCTGAAGCGCCCGGCGGCCCATGTACGTGTTCAGTCCGTTCGGACGAGTTTACTCATTAGCACCGTCGTCTATTTCGTGGCCACCGGGCTGTCGTTTCTAGTGCCGTTCCTGAGTGTTTTGGTCGGCCTGGGCATGGTCGTTTACCTGTCGCGTTTAAAATATCACCGCGACCGGGTCGTTTAATAATAGAGTATTACTAGTCTATTTCTTTCTCTCGATTGGGTTGCTCATAGGGCTGATTAGTGCCTGCACGGGCGTAGGCCCAATGGGGTGCCCTAATAAGTCCACTGCCGGATACAGAGGCTATTGAACAGGCGGCTAGCCCAATCGCGCAGACGGCTGCTCAAGCGGTTCAGAGCTTTGAGAAGACCGCACAGCGGATTCTGCGTGATGTACGGGTTACGGGCGACATCTACGGGTTTACGACCTGGAATGTCGCTTTGATTTACGGGCTCGTCTTGATATTGGTAGTTTTTGGGGATTGGCTACTGTGTGACTATTACCGGGAACAGGCACAGGAGACCGTTATTTATAAACAAGCCCAGGACGTAGTTCGGGAAAGCGATTATTATTATAATTAAATTCAAGATTATAAGCGTAACAACTCAAGGTATGCGCGGCTATTTCCAGCCTATGATGATAAAGGGTTTTGGGATTAGTGTAATAAACCATAATAGAACAAGAGATGCACTACTTGCTTATTAAATATAAAGTATGATTTTCTTTTAGTCTATAATTAACCCTTAACGCAACCTCTAATTTATAGTTAGGGTTAACGGAAGGATGTGATACTCCATTTACTTGAATCTCGGCTATTTCGCCTGATACATACGCCCCTTTATCTGTTTTTGATACCAAGATATCGCCAACCTTAATTTCAATATTTATTATAGCGATACCTGCTATAGCATTATTAAAAACTTTTATTGGTTTTCCTAGCGTAATTGCACTATGATTAACTTCGTAAGGAATGATTTCCTTTAAAAGTACATTGTAAAGAGCAAGACCAAAATTTTCACAGAAAATAACATACTCTAATAAAATTTCAGTTGCTAGTAATGTAGATGTACTTCCATGTGCTACCTCATTTCTTCTGTCTGCAAGATCATTTATGTGAAAAAAACAGTCTATGGTTTTAACGTTCGATACTACAAATAAAATACACAAGTAATTATTGAACTTTTCATCTAAGGCTATTTTCTTGGAAATATTATAAACGCCTAATCGCGAAAAGGATTCATCTATTACCTCCATTCTGAAATTTGCTGTGTGCTGAGAAAAAGCATCAGCATTTATTTGATATTTTCCGACATTACCTAAACAAGAGTGTAAATTTGAAATTACTTCAGACTGTGAGATTCCTCCCTTGTACCTATTTTGTTCTATTCGCTTAATTAATGACATTGATAACTCAATGTGATTTTTAACAACTACTTCAGGTACTAAGTCATAACTAGGAATTATTTTGTTTAATGCTATTGCAAAATCTTTTAGAATTGTCTCAATGAATTGTTCAAAGAAGCCGTAAAGAGAGACAACTATGCTGTTGTAGTCAAATCTCTTTTTGCCTGACCCTGATTTAATTATATGGTTCTGTAATAACACTAAATCACTAGAAACTTTGTCTCCAGTAGCATTCGCTTCGTTAGATAAAAGTTCACTTTCTAGGCTAAGTAGTTCAATGTATTGCTTTAAATCTTCAATTCCTCTAAGGAAAGATGTTACACTGTAACGCATATAGCCTATTCTAAAATATTGTCCAAAAACTGAGCAAAAACCTTGTTACGGTCGTTTATACTACTAATATTAGTAGTCGAATGACCTCCAAAGCTTATGTAGTTATCTTCATAAAATTTTGTTATATTACTATTTATTTGCTCTTTTTTGCTTATTATTTCTTCCCGTCTTCCCAAGTTTTGACTGAATACATACATTATAGGGTCATAAGCAGTCATACCTGGTCTATTATACCAGTCCCATGATTGATTTGATTGCTTCTTTCTTTGTCTCCATAGTCTAAAAGCTTTCTTGCCCAAAATTTCATAAACGAGCGATATCGTGTCGTTGAAGATGATTTCCATTTGGGAGAGCAATTCTATAGAGAAATTATTGCCGTATTTTAAGTACGTATCTAAAAATTCTTTTAGAGTTCCTTTCGGATTTTCAGGTCTTTGTCTGAATGCGAAAAAACGCAGTACTAACTCAACGTCAGACATCTTTCTAAAAAATTCGTTTTTTAGAAGCTCATCACTAACTTCCCCTGTATTTATTTCTTCAGGAGTAGGTAAGGGTATATCCCATGTTCTGCAGAGATATTCATTGCGTGCTAGCTTGATACAAAGTTGGTTTAGGTTACCATTGTATATAGCGTTTCGAGCTTCTTGAGGTTCCAAAGTAACCCCCCCACTATTAATTCTTTCAAACACAAGTTGTTTTAATCTTTGTGCTTCGTCATATGTCTTTGCAGTTTCTTGTAGTAATATAATTGAGGATAGGTATCTTCTATCTACGCCACTTTTTATTTGAGTTGGTAACTGTGAATATTTTTTGCCATTAAGTTCAGGCCACTCAACTAATCCTTCTAATACTAAATTGTCACTATAAAAATCGTGAATAGCTGTGAGTCTTTGTAGTCCATCCATGACTTCATACTTTGCATACTTTACTTCATAAAGAAAGATTGGTGGAATAGGGACATTCATAATGAAAGATTCTATCAATCTAGATTGCTTAGTTTTATCCCACCGGTGTCTTCTTTGAAATTCTGGATTCAACTCGTAATCTGAACTTGTTACCATAGAGACAACCGAAACAAGAGGGTACCTTGCTTGTTCTGTTACAATACGGACATCCCCTTTTTCGTATTTTTCATTTGACTCTTCATCCGTACTAGACAGTCTTTTGTCAAGATTCTCTAAAGCGCTAAAATTGAGTTTTTCACCTGGTAGAAGCATAGATATCATATTTTTTGTTAAAAGACGGTACTTAACATGATTTATAAAAAGCTTAAGTACCAATCAATGAGAATTTAAATCTTTAGCTAGTTGGGTTGCCTTCGGCATAGACTGTATTTAGGTCAGTATATCCGGTTGAAATGGCTAAAGTACAATATTTAACTATGAATGCTACATGACTGAAGGTTGTACTTTAAGCATGGCTGTTACATAATAAATGTGGTTGTTGCAAAAGTCTGGAAGGTGCTTTATAGGCTCGGCTAACAGGCCTCATTCCACTCAATTTAGCATTAAAAACAAACTGTTGAAACGCAATATCTGGGCCAGTGCCGACTTTTGCAAAAGCCAAAATCTTATGTTGTGTACTTATAATTAAAAGCGACCATTCTTTGGTGACGGTCGCTTTCTGTAAATAATAAAACAGAGGGTCGTTTTTCCGTTTCGACTACAATCCGTCACTTGACTGATTTGGTAAGAAGCGGACGCACTAGGCCAGCATAACTAGTTTAGCTTCCCAAAATTAGCTATTTTAATATCCAGAATAGATAAAAAAATACAGACAGAAACTAGATTCATTAACCATTTTGAGCTCTATTTTACAGAACGGCTGTCATGTTAATAACTCTTTGTTAATCAATGGGTTATGTGAATAGTGCCGTCCCAACTATGGTTTATCTACAAAAAGCAAAAGCAACCTAACTTTGCTGCTTTTACGTAAATATCCGGCACGGTAGTAATGATGTAGAACAATGCTGCCGAATGGTTGATCATGGCCGGTTACCTGTCCCACCTAAAACATCACTGCCGAAAAGTCGTTTAATTTAGTAGGATAACTATGGAATTAAACGACTTACCCCGTTCTCTTCAGGTTGGGTTGCTGATCGGCTTGGTCAGCGCCTGTACCGGTATCGGTCCAACGGCCAGTTTGTTCCGGCCATCGTCGCCCCGCGAGCAATACGGGCAATCCCTCAAACAGGCAAAGCTGGACCAAACGGCCCTCGGCACCGACTGGCTGTCGGCGGGTGAGCGTGCCCTCCAGGATTCGCTCAAGATCACGGTTCCGTACCGCGAAAGCGGTTATTTCTCGGCCAGCAAAGCCTTTGCCGTAGGCTATCGGCTGGAGGCACAGCGGGGCGACCGGTTTCTGGTAAAAGTCGAAACCCAAGGTCAGAAAGAAACACAGGTGTTTATCGATGTATTCGTGCTCGAAAGTCGTGGTAAAAGCAGCCTGGTAGCGGCTTCCAAAGCAGATACTAATGTGCTCGCCTGGGAACCCCGACGAACGCAAACGTACCTCATCCGCATTCAACCCGAATTGCTGCGAACGGGGAGCTACACGATCTCTATCACGCGCGAACCGGCCCTGAGCTTTCCCGTTAAGGGGCGCGACAGCCGACAGATCAGCAGCTTCTTCGGCGTGGCGCGGGATGGAGGTCGCCGACGGCACGAAGGGGTCGATATTTTTGCGCCCCGGGGCACACCCGCCCTAGCCTCGGTCGATGGCGTTATTTCGGGGGTAGGGGTTAGCAAACTGGGCGGCAACGTAGCGTTTCTGACCGACAATGATCGCAATATCCGGCTGTATTACGCCCACCTCGACCGCTGGAATGTTACCAACGGGCAGC is a window of Spirosoma linguale DSM 74 DNA encoding:
- a CDS encoding protein of unknown function DUF1211 (PFAM: protein of unknown function DUF1211~KEGG: bxe:Bxe_C0541 hypothetical protein) — encoded protein: MINFQENETLRMEAFSDGVFAIDITLLTFQLKAPSLKDATSSYNLAIALLHQWPNYIAYFISFTTIFIIWLNHHRMYNVIRRSDVRFMFYNGLLLLLVSIVPFTTSLLADYLNTPAHQLSSALYLFLFSGISFTLFCMWNYATKDFHLLKRPAAHVRVQSVRTSLLISTVVYFVATGLSFLVPFLSVLVGLGMVVYLSRLKYHRDRVV
- a CDS encoding hypothetical protein (KEGG: sbn:Sbal195_4641 hypothetical protein) produces the protein MRYSVTSFLRGIEDLKQYIELLSLESELLSNEANATGDKVSSDLVLLQNHIIKSGSGKKRFDYNSIVVSLYGFFEQFIETILKDFAIALNKIIPSYDLVPEVVVKNHIELSMSLIKRIEQNRYKGGISQSEVISNLHSCLGNVGKYQINADAFSQHTANFRMEVIDESFSRLGVYNISKKIALDEKFNNYLCILFVVSNVKTIDCFFHINDLADRRNEVAHGSTSTLLATEILLEYVIFCENFGLALYNVLLKEIIPYEVNHSAITLGKPIKVFNNAIAGIAIINIEIKVGDILVSKTDKGAYVSGEIAEIQVNGVSHPSVNPNYKLEVALRVNYRLKENHTLYLISK
- a CDS encoding protein of unknown function DUF262 (PFAM: protein of unknown function DUF262~KEGG: sbn:Sbal195_4642 hypothetical protein); translation: MISMLLPGEKLNFSALENLDKRLSSTDEESNEKYEKGDVRIVTEQARYPLVSVVSMVTSSDYELNPEFQRRHRWDKTKQSRLIESFIMNVPIPPIFLYEVKYAKYEVMDGLQRLTAIHDFYSDNLVLEGLVEWPELNGKKYSQLPTQIKSGVDRRYLSSIILLQETAKTYDEAQRLKQLVFERINSGGVTLEPQEARNAIYNGNLNQLCIKLARNEYLCRTWDIPLPTPEEINTGEVSDELLKNEFFRKMSDVELVLRFFAFRQRPENPKGTLKEFLDTYLKYGNNFSIELLSQMEIIFNDTISLVYEILGKKAFRLWRQRKKQSNQSWDWYNRPGMTAYDPIMYVFSQNLGRREEIISKKEQINSNITKFYEDNYISFGGHSTTNISSINDRNKVFAQFLDNILE
- a CDS encoding Peptidase M23 (PFAM: Peptidase M23~KEGG: smt:Smal_3409 peptidase M23), with amino-acid sequence MELNDLPRSLQVGLLIGLVSACTGIGPTASLFRPSSPREQYGQSLKQAKLDQTALGTDWLSAGERALQDSLKITVPYRESGYFSASKAFAVGYRLEAQRGDRFLVKVETQGQKETQVFIDVFVLESRGKSSLVAASKADTNVLAWEPRRTQTYLIRIQPELLRTGSYTISITREPALSFPVKGRDSRQISSFFGVARDGGRRRHEGVDIFAPRGTPALASVDGVISGVGVSKLGGNVAFLTDNDRNIRLYYAHLDRWNVTNGQRVSIGDTVGFVGNTGNARTTGPHLHFGIYGFTDGATDPLPFIRMGRGPAKQSLLSANRLGDSVRVSAAKSVVRLSPGSEGVALREVPKATALTILGGTESWLRVELPDGLIGYVASSATEAEKRPLRRLVLPTSKPLLDAAYAQAATITTLPTGAALEVLATADAFQLVRNEAGQTGWVMVGP